The stretch of DNA CGCAGGAGGCATCCCCGGGCCCGTAAGCTGCGTCCGCACTGACGCGCCCTGGGGCTGCGGCGTCAACGCAAGCCAGGGACTCCGCCGGGCGTCATGAAGGAAACACTTCGTAGAAATACGCATGAAGTTTATCCATCGAACGGAATTTTGGACCCTTTTACCCCTACGATGGTCTCGCATCACTCTGTCTACCATTCCGGGGGGAATAAATGAGCTATCCGCAATACCCGAACCAGCAGCAGCAGCAGGCGCCTTCTTACCAGACAGGTGGAGAGCCGCCGTTGTGGGCGCCCTACTACGGAGCCACGCTGCCTATCGCTGTCAAGCGGTTCTTCAAGAAGTACGCCACCTTCTCGGGCCGGGCCAGCCGGAGCGAGTACTGGTGGTGGACACTGGTGGCGTCAGTCGTTGGCATTGTTTTGAACATCATTGCCGGTGCAGGCGGGTCGGCCGGGGCTACCGTCGCTGCGAATGGAACTGCCGTGCCCGGGCCGGGCTTAGTGGTCGGCGGGATCCTTGCACTTCTGTGGTTCCTTGCGGTGATCGTGCCCTCCCTGGCCCTCCTGGTCCGACGGCTCCACGACGTCAACATCAGCGGCTGGCTGGTGCTGATCATCCTTGTGCCGTTCCTGGGTGCACTGGCGCTCTTCGTCATATCAATCCTGCCGTCCAACCCGGCCGGACAGCGGTTCGACCATACCGCGGGCTGATAGCCGCACGGCCTTGGCGAAAAGGGAGCCCGATCATTTGCGATCGGGCTCCCTTTTGCGTCGCAGCCAGCGGCCGGGTTCCGCGACTTCCCGCAGCGGCCTAGGCTGGCGCTGTGGAGTGTGTGGTGGGCGGCGTCCCGGTACATTACATTGCCTTCGGCGACGGAGTCCCTGTCTTGGTTCTGCACGGCGCCGGCGTGGACCATCGGGAGATGGCAGCCGTCTTTGAGCCGATTTTCGACGGGCTGCCTGGCTATCGGAGGATCTACCCCGACCTGCCGGGCATGGGCCGCACGCCGGCGCCCGCAACGCTAGCGGGTGCCGACGATGTGCTCGACCTGCTGCTTGGTTTTGTCGACGCCATGATCGGCCCGGCGCCGTTCCGGCTCATCGGCCACTCCGCGGGTGCCTACTTCGCCGGCGCCCTGGCCGGCAACAGGGCGCGGCAGGTCGCCGGGCTCGCCCTGGTCTGTCCACTGGGAGGGAGCGCCAGGGATGTTCCGGAGCATCAGGTCCTCGTCGCGTCCGTAGATCCATACAGCGTGTTGGGCACCGAAGAGGCTGCATCGTTCGGGGAGTACTTCGTAGTCCAGACACATGCAACGCTGGACCGTTTCCTGGCGGCGGTGGCTCCGTCCCTGGGCCTGGCAGACGAGGCTGCGCTGGAGCGGATTGCGCGGCAGTGGGAGTTCCGCAGCCCCGCTGCTGACAGCCCGGCGTATTCG from Pseudarthrobacter chlorophenolicus A6 encodes:
- a CDS encoding DUF805 domain-containing protein gives rise to the protein MSYPQYPNQQQQQAPSYQTGGEPPLWAPYYGATLPIAVKRFFKKYATFSGRASRSEYWWWTLVASVVGIVLNIIAGAGGSAGATVAANGTAVPGPGLVVGGILALLWFLAVIVPSLALLVRRLHDVNISGWLVLIILVPFLGALALFVISILPSNPAGQRFDHTAG
- a CDS encoding alpha/beta fold hydrolase — translated: MGGVPVHYIAFGDGVPVLVLHGAGVDHREMAAVFEPIFDGLPGYRRIYPDLPGMGRTPAPATLAGADDVLDLLLGFVDAMIGPAPFRLIGHSAGAYFAGALAGNRARQVAGLALVCPLGGSARDVPEHQVLVASVDPYSVLGTEEAASFGEYFVVQTHATLDRFLAAVAPSLGLADEAALERIARQWEFRSPAADSPAYSGPTLILAGRQDATVGYAGAWDLVKLYPRATFAVLDQAGHALPHEQPELLEALVTEWLARSASQTSVPHGA